In a single window of the Longimicrobium sp. genome:
- a CDS encoding thioredoxin-like domain-containing protein encodes MAVRAPDFRPELEWINSGGRKLTLADFRGRILVLDFWTYGCINCLHMIPELAELERRFPDDVVVAGVHSGKFINERVTANIARACERLGVHHPVLNDRQFRTWREYAVNAWPTLAVVSPDGYVLGMQAGEVTAEQLAPVISQFIDASKAAGKMGGAGVPFVPQTQPPEPGVLRFPAKVHAGDDGRLFVADTGHHWVLEIELAGDGAAGRVVRAFGSGRAGWMDGDAHAAAFRAPHGLALAEGVLFVADTNNHLVRAIDLASGRVATVAGVGDQARRRYPGGPALETPLNSPWDVLWKDGRLYVAMAGPHQLWRIDPAAGSAEVFAGSGAEEVFDAELPMAALAQPSALATDGGRIYFADAESSAIRYAVPAADVRTVVGTGLFDFGDRDGAGDDVRLQHAQGIAWWARERKVLVADTYNHRVKTVDPYTREARALAGAGEPGLADGAADEARFWEPGGIAVTPDGARAYVADTNNHALRVIDLATREVRTVELFAEA; translated from the coding sequence ATGGCGGTACGCGCACCCGACTTCCGGCCCGAGCTTGAGTGGATCAACTCCGGCGGGCGGAAGCTGACCCTGGCCGACTTCCGCGGGCGCATCCTGGTGCTGGACTTCTGGACCTACGGGTGCATCAACTGCCTGCACATGATCCCCGAGCTGGCCGAGCTGGAGCGGCGCTTCCCGGACGACGTCGTGGTCGCCGGGGTGCACTCGGGGAAGTTCATTAACGAGCGGGTGACGGCGAACATCGCGCGGGCGTGCGAGCGGCTGGGGGTGCATCACCCCGTGCTGAACGACCGGCAGTTCCGCACCTGGCGTGAGTACGCGGTGAACGCCTGGCCCACGCTGGCCGTGGTCTCGCCCGACGGCTACGTGCTGGGGATGCAGGCCGGCGAAGTGACCGCCGAGCAGCTGGCGCCGGTCATCTCGCAGTTCATCGACGCGTCGAAGGCGGCGGGGAAGATGGGCGGCGCGGGCGTTCCCTTCGTGCCGCAGACGCAGCCGCCGGAGCCGGGCGTCCTCCGCTTCCCAGCCAAGGTCCACGCGGGGGACGACGGACGGCTGTTCGTCGCGGACACCGGCCACCACTGGGTGCTGGAGATCGAGCTGGCGGGAGATGGCGCGGCCGGCCGCGTCGTCCGCGCGTTCGGCTCCGGCCGGGCGGGGTGGATGGATGGGGATGCGCACGCCGCCGCCTTCCGCGCGCCGCACGGGCTGGCGCTGGCGGAGGGCGTCCTCTTCGTCGCGGACACCAACAACCACCTGGTGCGGGCGATCGACCTGGCCAGCGGGCGGGTAGCGACGGTGGCGGGCGTGGGCGACCAGGCGCGGCGGCGCTACCCCGGCGGCCCGGCGCTGGAGACGCCGCTGAACTCGCCGTGGGACGTGCTGTGGAAGGACGGCCGCCTGTACGTGGCGATGGCCGGGCCGCACCAGCTCTGGCGCATCGACCCGGCGGCGGGGAGCGCGGAGGTGTTCGCCGGCTCGGGGGCGGAGGAGGTGTTCGACGCCGAGCTGCCGATGGCCGCGCTCGCGCAGCCCAGCGCGCTGGCGACGGACGGCGGGCGCATCTACTTCGCCGACGCGGAGTCGTCGGCCATCCGCTACGCCGTGCCCGCGGCCGACGTGCGCACCGTCGTGGGCACCGGGTTGTTCGACTTCGGCGACAGGGATGGGGCGGGCGACGACGTGCGGCTGCAGCACGCGCAGGGAATCGCGTGGTGGGCGCGCGAGCGGAAGGTGCTGGTGGCCGACACCTACAACCACCGCGTGAAGACGGTGGATCCCTACACCCGCGAGGCCCGCGCGCTCGCCGGCGCGGGCGAGCCGGGGCTGGCCGACGGCGCCGCGGACGAGGCGCGCTTCTGGGAGCCGGGCGGCATCGCCGTCACGCCCGACGGCGCGCGGGCGTACGTGGCGGACACCAACAACCACGCCCTGCGCGTCATCGACCTCGCCACGCGCGAGGTGCGCACGGTGGAGCTGTTCGCGGAAGCGTGA
- a CDS encoding adenine phosphoribosyltransferase codes for MEHLKSLIRDVPDFPMEGILFRDVTPLLREPGALREVVTHFAERYRGERIDVVAGIESRGFIFGAPLALELGVGFVPIRKLGKLPAEKIHLEYALEYGTAALEVHVDAVEAGQRVLIVDDLLATGGTASASARLVQALGGEVAAIAFLIELGFLDGRRLLEGWDVYSVLQY; via the coding sequence GTGGAGCACCTCAAGTCGCTGATCCGCGACGTTCCCGACTTTCCGATGGAGGGGATCCTCTTCCGCGACGTGACGCCGCTCTTGCGCGAGCCCGGCGCCCTGCGCGAAGTGGTGACGCACTTCGCGGAGCGCTATCGCGGCGAGCGGATCGACGTGGTGGCGGGGATCGAGTCGCGCGGGTTCATCTTCGGCGCGCCGCTGGCGCTGGAGCTGGGCGTCGGCTTCGTCCCCATCCGCAAGCTGGGCAAGCTCCCGGCGGAAAAGATCCACCTGGAATACGCGCTCGAGTACGGCACCGCCGCGCTCGAGGTGCACGTCGACGCCGTCGAGGCCGGCCAGCGCGTGCTGATCGTCGACGACCTGCTGGCCACCGGCGGCACCGCGTCCGCCAGCGCCCGCCTCGTCCAGGCGCTCGGCGGCGAGGTGGCGGCCATCGCCTTCCTGATCGAGCTCGGCTTCCTCGACGGCCGCCGCCTGCTGGAAGGCTGGGACGTGTACTCCGTCCTGCAGTACTGA
- a CDS encoding rod shape-determining protein produces the protein MPDIAVDLGTANTLIQVKGEGIVLNEPSVVAVERRGGRVRAIGLEAKRMLGRTPEGIIAVKPMRDGVIADVDMAELMLRHYLGRVLPKRLFRIKPRVVIGVPSGITEMERRAVRSAVLAAGAKEVYLISEPMAAAIGVGLPVVSPRGSMVVNIGGGTTEIGVIALSGIVADASIRVGGWEFDEAIMAFVRKSYNLLIGEATAEGVKIQIGSAKATGQEREMDVNGRDLVSGIPKTVRLYSEEIREAIQEPVHAIVSAVRRALEITPPELSADIVDEGIVMTGGGALLKGLDRLLAEETGLEIHVDSEPLSCVVRGAGMVLDEWEKYSGVLGR, from the coding sequence GTGCCCGACATCGCGGTAGACCTCGGCACCGCCAACACGCTCATCCAGGTCAAGGGCGAGGGGATCGTCCTCAACGAGCCCTCGGTGGTGGCCGTGGAGCGCCGCGGCGGCCGGGTGCGCGCCATCGGCCTCGAGGCCAAGCGCATGCTCGGCCGCACCCCCGAGGGGATCATCGCCGTCAAGCCCATGCGCGACGGGGTGATCGCCGACGTGGACATGGCCGAGCTGATGCTGCGCCACTACCTGGGCCGCGTCCTCCCCAAGCGCCTCTTCCGCATCAAGCCGCGCGTGGTCATCGGCGTTCCCTCGGGGATCACCGAGATGGAACGGCGCGCCGTCCGCTCCGCCGTACTCGCGGCAGGGGCGAAGGAGGTGTACCTGATCTCCGAGCCGATGGCGGCGGCGATCGGGGTCGGCCTTCCCGTCGTCTCCCCCCGCGGCAGCATGGTGGTGAACATCGGCGGGGGGACCACGGAGATCGGGGTGATCGCGCTCAGCGGGATCGTGGCCGACGCCTCCATCCGCGTGGGGGGATGGGAGTTCGACGAGGCGATCATGGCCTTCGTGCGCAAGAGCTACAACCTGCTCATCGGCGAGGCCACGGCCGAGGGGGTGAAGATCCAGATCGGCTCGGCCAAGGCCACGGGCCAGGAGCGCGAGATGGACGTGAACGGGCGCGACCTGGTGAGCGGCATCCCCAAGACGGTGCGCCTGTACAGCGAGGAGATCCGCGAGGCCATCCAGGAGCCGGTGCACGCCATCGTCTCCGCCGTGCGCCGCGCGCTGGAGATCACCCCGCCCGAGCTCTCCGCCGACATCGTCGACGAGGGGATCGTGATGACCGGCGGCGGCGCGCTGCTCAAGGGCCTCGACCGGCTCCTGGCCGAGGAGACCGGCCTGGAGATCCACGTCGACTCCGAGCCCCTCTCCTGCGTCGTCCGCGGCGCCGGTATGGTGCTGGACGAGTGGGAGAAGTACAGCGGCGTGCTCGGGAGATAG
- the apaG gene encoding Co2+/Mg2+ efflux protein ApaG, whose translation MFFYRETNGIRVTAQPFYLSEHSEPGDDRYVFAYRMRIENVGDQAAQLVWRHWYIHDGAAGDSEVEGEGVVGEQPLIGPGDVHEYQSFCVLEGPEGSMEGFYEFRRPDGHVFRADIPRFLLRTFSA comes from the coding sequence ATGTTCTTCTACCGGGAGACGAACGGGATCCGCGTGACCGCGCAGCCGTTCTACCTGTCCGAGCACTCCGAGCCGGGCGACGACCGCTACGTGTTCGCCTACCGGATGCGCATCGAGAACGTGGGCGACCAGGCGGCGCAGCTGGTGTGGCGCCACTGGTACATCCACGACGGCGCCGCGGGCGACAGCGAGGTGGAGGGCGAGGGCGTGGTGGGCGAGCAGCCGCTGATCGGCCCCGGCGACGTGCACGAGTACCAGAGCTTCTGCGTGCTGGAGGGCCCGGAGGGAAGCATGGAGGGGTTCTACGAGTTCCGCCGCCCAGACGGCCACGTCTTCCGCGCCGACATCCCCCGCTT